Below is a genomic region from Desulfobacter sp..
CCCCCAGGACATATTTGCCAAACGGCTTGTCCCGTTTGTCGAACAGATGCTGTTCTGTCGGGTCATGGGGTGCCAGAACCGGGGCTGCCAGGGCACAGGCCGCTATGGTGATCACCAGAATCAGGCCCACCACGGACAGGGGGTTTTTTATAAAGCGGTTCAGGGCCTTGTGTCGGTTTAAAAATGTTTTTTTATCCGTCATTCTATGATTCCACGATTCTCGGGTCGATGAGCCCATAGGACAGATCCACCAGCAGGTTGATAAAAATATAGGCAGCGGAAAAAACCAGGATGGTGCCCTGGAGCAGCAGAGAATCCCGGTCCATGATCGCCCCCATCATGAGCCGGCCAAGGCCGGGCCATGCAAATACGGTTTCAGTGAGGATGGCTCCGCCCATGAGATTGCCCACCTGCATGCCGAACACCGTGAGGATGGGGATCAGGGCGTTGCGGAATCCATGGCGCCAGACCACCAGCCAGAAGGCCAGGCCCTTGGCCCTTGCCGTTCTAACATAATCTTCGGATAAAACCTCCATGAGGCTGGATCGGGACATCCGTGCAATGGCCGCCATGGTATAGGCGGCCAGGGTGACAGAGGGCAGAACCAGATGGGAAAAAGACCCGGTTCCGCCCACGGGAAACCAGCCCAGCCTGAAACTGAAAAAATAGATCAGAATCAGCCCGATCCAGAACACGGGCATGCACAGCCCCAGAAGGGAGGTGATCCGGGACAGGTGGTCCACCCAGGACCCGGCCCTGGCACCGGAGACAAGCCCCAAGGGGATGCCGATAACCAGGGTTAGGAACATGCCTGCGGCCGTGAGAACCAGGGTGTTGGGCAGGGTGTCGCCGATGAGAGTCGCCACCGGGGCCATTTCCCTGACAGACCGGCCCAGGTCCCCGTGGGCCACGTTCCAGATATAGTTGGCATACCGGATTAGCAACGGCTGGTCCAGGCCCATCTGACTGCGCAGTTCCAGGATCATTTCCGGTGTGGCATTTTCTCCCAGCATCATGGCTGCCGGATCACCGGGGATGATATCCATGATGAGCATGACAAAGAATGCCATGCTCAGAATCACGGCAATGGAGGCCAGGATGCGTTTGACAATGAAAAGAATCATTTTTCCTGTCTCTTGCTCAAGGGATTACTATTCAAGATGCACACCCTTCAGGGGTAAAAGATATTCACTGGGATTGGGTACAAATCCTTTGACCCGGTTGTTCAGCACAAAGATTTCCTTGGTGTTGTACACGGGAATCCAGGTGGCGGACTGGGCAATGATTTCTTGGGCTTCGTCATAGTAAAGTGCCCGTTTTGCCCGGTCCTGGGAGGATCTTGCCTTGACCAGAAGTTCGTCCACCCTGGCATCCTTGAACCGGTCATTGTTCCAACCCTTGGGAGAAAACTGGCTGGAATGAAACATGGCGTAGAGGGAGTAGTCGGCATCGGCATTGGTGGTCAGCCATCCCAGGGTGAACATGTTGTATTTCAGGTCAGCCTTTCTCAGGGCGGTGAATGTGGTGGCCCATTCAAAGAAATCTAATTGGGCATCCACGCCAATGGCCTTGAACATGGCCTGGGCAGCCTCGCATACCTCGGCATCCATGAGATACCGGCCCTTGGCGCCCAGGAATTTGATGGTCAGCTTTTTGCCGTTTTTGTCCAGGATTCCGTCCTTGTCTGTATCCTTCCATCCGGCTTCGGCCAGAAGGGCTTTTGCTTTTTTAGGATTGTAGGGAAACCGTTTGTCAAGTTCCATGTCCTTGAATCCAAATACGGCCGGGGCCAGGTAGCCTTTGGGGGCCACGGCTGCGCCTTCCAGAATATTTTCAACGATGCCGTTTACATCCACGGCCATGGCCAGTGCCTGGCGGACCTTGGGATCGTCAGTGGGGAATTTTTCATTGTGAAATCCCATGTAAAATACCCGCAGTCCCATGGTTTCGGCCACATTAAATTTTTTGTCTGCTTTGAACATGGGAAGTTCAGCCGGGGTGGGCTGCATGGCCATGTCAATGTCACCGGTGCGAAGGGCCATCATCCTTGAACCGGCCTCTGGAATCACCTTGAAGATGACCTTGTTCAGTTTTGCCTTTGTTCCCCAGTAATTTTCATTTTTCACCAGGGTGATATGATCTTTTGTTTTTCATTCTGAGAACTTGAACGGTCCGGTTCCAACTGGATGACGGCCATAGTCGTCTCCGTATTTTTCAACGGCGGCAGGGCTGACAATACCGGTATAGACCATGGCCATGGAGGCCATGAGGGGGCCGTAGGGAACGCTGGTTACGATGTCCACGGTATACTCGTCCACGATCTGGGCTGCCTTGATGGGTCCAAACAGGGCTTTCCACCGTGCCGGCTGGTTAATGGCCCGGTCAAAGGTGAATTTAACAGCCTTGGCATCAAGGTCGGTGTTGTCATGGAATTTAATGCCCTTGCGGATGAAGAACCGGATCCGCTCCGGGGAGATCACTTCAAATTTATGGGCCAGGTTGGGCTGGACCTCGCCGTTCTTGTCAATGACAATAAGGGGCTCGATGATATTGCCGTAGACAATGGCCCCGGGAGCTGTGGTTTCGGTGTTTGAATCCAGGGAAATGGCATCGGAGGGCCTGCCGATGACCAGGGTGTCGTTCTGGGCCATTGCCATGGGGAGTCCCAGGGCTGCGACGGTGATCAGAACCGTCAGGCCGGCCAATAATTTTTTCATGGTGTTCTCCTTTGTTTGAATTTGGGTCGGCATTTGGCCAACCCAGTGGGTTTATAAGATGAAATCCTGGGGCTTTGAGATTATTCCCATATCCGGATATAGGCATCCGAATCCTGGGTTTTAACGCCTCGAAACATCCCCGGGGTATTGTAGGTCATGGTGAAATTTCCGTTTCGGTCCAGGGCAATGAGGCCCCCTGTTCCCGGTTCAAGGTGTTCAAACACCACCTTTTTGGCCGCCTCTTCCAGGGAGAGTCCCTGGTAGATCATCCGGGCGTGGAGATTGTAGGCGGCCACTTTTTTCATGAACTCTTCTCCGAATCCGGTACAGGATACTGCACAGGTGCGGTTGTCAGCATAATTTCCCGCCCCGGGAATGGGAGTATCCCCCACCCGGCCGCAGGCCTTGTTGGTGGTGCCGCCGGTGGTGGTTGCCGCGGCCAGGTTGCCTTCTGCGTCCAGGGCCACAGCCCCCACGGTGCCCATGGGTTTTACCGGTTCAATGTCGTGGTCCCTTACAATGGTGTTGGTGGCCTTGGCCATCTTGAGTTGCTCATACCGAAACTCGTTGTCAAAAAAGGAATTGTCCACAAATTCAAGACCCTGTTTCCGGCCAAACGCTTCGGCCCCTTTACCGGATAAAAATAGGTGCGGGCTGTTTTCCATGATGGCCCGGGCCAGGCAGATGGGGTGCTTGATCTGACTGAGGGTGCAGGCCGCCCCGGAGTTCCGGGTCCTGCCGTCCATGATGGCGGCATCCAGTTCATGGGTTTCATCGGCGGTGTACACCGAGCCTACGCCGGCGTTGTACAAGGGGTTTCGTTCAAATTCCAGTACTGCTGTCATGGCCGCG
It encodes:
- a CDS encoding ABC transporter permease, with translation MILFIVKRILASIAVILSMAFFVMLIMDIIPGDPAAMMLGENATPEMILELRSQMGLDQPLLIRYANYIWNVAHGDLGRSVREMAPVATLIGDTLPNTLVLTAAGMFLTLVIGIPLGLVSGARAGSWVDHLSRITSLLGLCMPVFWIGLILIYFFSFRLGWFPVGGTGSFSHLVLPSVTLAAYTMAAIARMSRSSLMEVLSEDYVRTARAKGLAFWLVVWRHGFRNALIPILTVFGMQVGNLMGGAILTETVFAWPGLGRLMMGAIMDRDSLLLQGTILVFSAAYIFINLLVDLSYGLIDPRIVES